A section of the Agrococcus sp. SGAir0287 genome encodes:
- the gatA gene encoding Asp-tRNA(Asn)/Glu-tRNA(Gln) amidotransferase subunit GatA has translation MTSQASGDLTRISGAELAGLLASGEVSSVEATQAHLDRIAAVDGDVHAFLHVNAGALDDARRIDERRAAGEPLHELAGAPVAIKDVLCTIGMPSTSGSRILEGWVPPYDATPVARLKAAGLVALGKTNMDEFAMGSSTEHSAYGPTRNPWDLSRIPGGSGGGSAAAVAAFEAPFALGSDTGGSIRQPAAVTGTVGVKPTYGGVSRYGAIALASSLDQVGPVSRTVLDSALVHDVIGGHDPHDSTSLQRDWPSFAAAAREGAAAGSLAGLKVGVIRELDADGIAPDVAQRFHETVALIEGAGGEVVEVSMPSVEYAVAAYYLILPAEASSNLARFDSVRFGLRVDALGGTVEDVMAASREAGFGPEVKRRIILGTYALSAGYYDAYYGSAQQVRTLIQRDFDAAFAVADVLVSPAAPTTAFRFGEKIDDPLAMYANDVTTIPANLAGIPGMSIPMGLGDDGLPVGLQLLAPLFEDVRLYRAGATIEALLAERWGGILADQAPALSTEAAR, from the coding sequence GTGACGTCGCAGGCATCGGGCGACCTGACCCGCATCTCCGGCGCCGAGCTCGCAGGGCTCCTCGCCTCGGGCGAGGTCTCGAGCGTCGAGGCGACGCAGGCGCACCTCGATCGCATCGCCGCCGTCGACGGCGACGTGCACGCCTTCCTGCACGTCAACGCCGGCGCGCTCGACGACGCGCGCCGCATCGACGAGCGTCGCGCGGCGGGCGAGCCGCTCCACGAGCTCGCCGGCGCGCCCGTCGCGATCAAGGACGTCCTGTGCACGATCGGCATGCCCTCGACGTCCGGCTCGCGCATCCTCGAGGGCTGGGTGCCCCCGTACGATGCGACGCCCGTCGCGCGCCTCAAGGCCGCCGGCCTCGTGGCGCTCGGCAAGACGAACATGGACGAGTTCGCCATGGGCTCGTCGACGGAGCACTCGGCGTACGGCCCGACCCGCAACCCGTGGGACCTGAGCCGCATCCCCGGCGGCTCGGGCGGCGGATCGGCCGCCGCCGTCGCCGCCTTCGAGGCGCCCTTCGCCCTCGGCAGCGACACCGGCGGCTCGATCCGCCAGCCCGCCGCCGTGACGGGCACGGTCGGCGTCAAGCCGACCTACGGCGGCGTGAGCAGGTACGGCGCCATCGCGCTCGCCTCGAGCCTCGACCAGGTCGGCCCCGTCTCGCGCACCGTGCTCGACTCCGCGCTCGTGCACGACGTCATCGGCGGCCACGACCCGCACGACTCGACGTCGCTGCAGCGCGACTGGCCGTCGTTCGCCGCCGCGGCGCGCGAGGGTGCCGCCGCGGGCTCGCTCGCCGGGCTGAAGGTCGGCGTCATCCGCGAGCTCGACGCCGACGGCATCGCACCCGACGTCGCGCAGCGCTTCCACGAGACCGTCGCCCTCATCGAGGGCGCAGGCGGCGAGGTCGTCGAGGTGTCGATGCCGAGCGTCGAGTACGCCGTCGCCGCCTACTACCTCATCCTCCCCGCCGAGGCCTCCTCGAACCTCGCCCGCTTCGACTCCGTGCGCTTCGGCCTCCGCGTCGACGCACTCGGCGGCACGGTCGAGGACGTCATGGCAGCCTCGCGCGAGGCGGGCTTCGGCCCCGAGGTCAAGCGCCGCATCATCCTCGGCACCTACGCGCTGAGCGCCGGCTACTACGACGCCTACTACGGCTCCGCCCAGCAGGTCCGCACGCTCATCCAGCGCGACTTCGACGCCGCGTTCGCCGTCGCGGACGTGCTGGTGAGCCCCGCCGCGCCGACGACGGCCTTCCGCTTCGGCGAGAAGATCGACGACCCGCTGGCGATGTACGCGAACGACGTCACGACGATCCCCGCGAACCTCGCGGGCATCCCCGGCATGTCGATCCCCATGGGCCTCGGCGACGACGGCCTCCCCGTCGGCCTGCAGCTGCTCGCCCCGCTCTTCGAGGACGTGCGGCTCTACCGCGCGGGCGCGACGATCGAGGCGCTGCTCGCCGAGCGCTGGGGCGGCATCCTCGCCGACCAGGCTCCCGCACTCTCCACGGAGGCCGCACGATGA
- the gatB gene encoding Asp-tRNA(Asn)/Glu-tRNA(Gln) amidotransferase subunit GatB: protein MKDRLMDFDEALERYEPVLGFEVHVELGTRTKMFSAAPNPAHPDHHDAAPNTLIDPLSLGLPGSLPVVNEQAIRYSISLGLALGCEIAKSSRFARKNYYYPDTPKNYQISQYDEPIAFEGSVEVHLADGRRFDIPIERAHMEEDAGKLTHVGGATGRIQGAEYSLVDCNRAGVPLVEIVTKPIVGAERDAPELARAYVAAVRDIVLSLGISEARMERGNLRCDANVSLRPRGQEAFGTRTETKNVNSMRSVERAVRYEIQRQAAILAAGGTIVQETRHWHEDTGTTSPGRPKSDADDYRYFPEPDLLPVQPSRELVEELRAALPEQPALRRRRLQQEWGFTDLELQDVVNAGLLDTIEATVAAGATPAAARKWWTGELARVANERGVDAASLVSPAHVAELQRLVDEGTLSDRLARQALEGVVAGEGSPSEVAAARGLQVVSDEGALVAAVDEALAAQPDVLAKIRDGKVQAAGAVIGAVMKAMRGQADAARVREIVLERAAQG, encoded by the coding sequence ATGAAGGACCGACTCATGGACTTCGACGAGGCCCTCGAGCGCTACGAGCCCGTGCTCGGCTTCGAGGTGCACGTCGAGCTCGGCACGCGCACGAAGATGTTCTCGGCGGCGCCGAACCCGGCGCATCCCGACCACCACGACGCCGCGCCGAACACGCTCATCGACCCGTTGAGCCTCGGCCTGCCCGGCAGCCTGCCGGTCGTGAACGAGCAGGCGATCCGGTACTCCATCTCGCTCGGGCTCGCGCTCGGCTGCGAGATCGCCAAGTCGAGCCGCTTCGCGCGGAAGAACTACTACTACCCGGACACCCCGAAGAACTACCAGATCTCGCAGTACGACGAGCCCATCGCGTTCGAGGGATCCGTCGAGGTGCACCTCGCCGACGGGCGGCGCTTCGACATCCCGATCGAGCGCGCGCACATGGAGGAGGACGCCGGCAAGCTCACGCACGTCGGCGGCGCCACCGGTCGCATCCAGGGCGCCGAGTACTCGCTCGTCGACTGCAACCGCGCGGGCGTGCCGCTCGTCGAGATCGTCACGAAGCCGATCGTCGGCGCCGAGCGCGACGCCCCGGAGCTCGCGCGCGCCTACGTCGCCGCCGTGCGCGACATCGTGCTGTCGCTCGGCATCTCCGAGGCGCGCATGGAGCGCGGCAACCTGCGATGCGACGCGAACGTCTCGCTGCGCCCGCGCGGCCAGGAGGCGTTCGGCACGCGGACGGAGACGAAGAACGTCAACTCGATGCGCTCCGTCGAGCGCGCCGTGCGCTACGAGATCCAGCGGCAGGCCGCGATCCTCGCCGCCGGCGGCACCATCGTCCAGGAGACGCGCCACTGGCACGAGGACACCGGCACGACGAGCCCCGGCCGCCCGAAGTCCGACGCCGACGACTACCGCTACTTCCCCGAGCCCGACTTGCTGCCGGTGCAGCCGTCGCGCGAGCTCGTCGAGGAGCTGCGCGCAGCGCTGCCCGAGCAGCCCGCGCTGCGCCGTCGCCGGCTGCAGCAGGAGTGGGGCTTCACCGACCTCGAGCTGCAGGACGTCGTGAACGCGGGGCTCCTCGACACGATCGAGGCGACCGTCGCCGCGGGCGCGACGCCCGCCGCCGCGCGCAAGTGGTGGACGGGCGAGCTCGCCCGCGTCGCCAACGAGCGCGGCGTCGACGCCGCGAGCCTCGTCTCGCCTGCGCACGTCGCCGAGCTGCAGCGACTCGTGGACGAGGGCACCCTCTCGGATCGGCTCGCACGCCAAGCGCTCGAGGGCGTCGTCGCAGGCGAGGGCAGCCCGTCCGAGGTCGCTGCGGCCCGCGGGCTGCAGGTCGTCTCGGACGAGGGAGCCCTCGTCGCGGCCGTCGACGAGGCGCTCGCCGCCCAACCCGACGTGCTCGCGAAGATCCGCGACGGCAAGGTGCAGGCCGCCGGCGCCGTGATCGGCGCGGTGATGAAGGCGATGCGCGGCCAGGCGGACGCCGCGCGCGTGCGCGAGATCGTGCTGGAGCGCGCCGCGCAGGGCTGA
- a CDS encoding GlsB/YeaQ/YmgE family stress response membrane protein: MGIIGWIVLGLVAGAIAKLILPGRQGGGWIVTLILGVVGALLGGFIGSAVFGVGLEGFFDLSTWLLAIGGSIIVLLIYGLITRGSKTRA, translated from the coding sequence ATGGGCATCATCGGTTGGATCGTGCTCGGCCTCGTGGCCGGCGCCATCGCCAAGCTGATCCTCCCCGGACGGCAGGGCGGCGGCTGGATCGTCACCCTCATCCTGGGCGTCGTCGGAGCGCTCCTCGGAGGCTTCATCGGCTCGGCCGTGTTCGGCGTGGGTCTCGAGGGCTTCTTCGACCTCTCGACGTGGCTCCTCGCCATCGGCGGCTCGATCATCGTGCTGCTGATCTACGGCCTCATCACGCGCGGCAGCAAGACGCGCGCCTGA
- a CDS encoding LLM class F420-dependent oxidoreductase: MTLRIFTEPQQGASYDELLAIALRAEAAGFDAFFRSDHYLRMGDGDPGYGPTDAWTSLAGLARDTTTIRLGTLVSSVTYRLPGVLAIQVANVDAMSGGRVELGLGTGWFEQEHTAYGIPFPARRFDLLEEQLAIVTGLWETPRGETFSFAGEHYALTDSPALPKPVQSPVPVLVGGHGARRTPAIAARYATEFNIPFPELDAIEATFARVRDAVAEAERTAPLTCSVALVACIGQTEEEFVRRAERIGREPAELREHGIAGTPAEAADRLAQVRAMGAERVYLQCLDLSDLDMVDELAALA, encoded by the coding sequence ATGACGCTGCGCATCTTCACCGAGCCCCAGCAGGGCGCCTCCTACGACGAGCTCCTCGCGATCGCGCTGCGCGCCGAGGCCGCGGGCTTCGACGCCTTCTTCCGCTCCGACCACTACCTGCGCATGGGCGACGGCGATCCGGGCTACGGGCCGACGGATGCGTGGACGAGCCTCGCGGGCCTCGCCCGCGACACGACGACCATCCGGCTGGGCACGCTCGTGTCCTCCGTCACCTACCGGCTGCCGGGCGTCCTCGCGATCCAGGTCGCGAACGTCGACGCGATGTCGGGCGGCCGCGTCGAGCTGGGCCTCGGCACCGGCTGGTTCGAGCAGGAGCACACGGCCTACGGCATCCCCTTCCCCGCGCGACGCTTCGACCTGCTCGAGGAGCAGCTCGCGATCGTGACGGGGCTGTGGGAGACGCCGCGCGGCGAGACGTTCTCGTTCGCCGGCGAGCACTACGCGCTCACCGACTCCCCCGCGCTGCCGAAGCCGGTGCAGTCGCCCGTGCCCGTGCTCGTCGGTGGACATGGCGCCAGGCGGACCCCCGCGATCGCGGCGCGCTACGCGACGGAGTTCAACATCCCGTTCCCTGAGCTCGACGCGATCGAGGCGACGTTCGCGCGGGTGCGGGACGCGGTCGCCGAGGCGGAGCGCACGGCGCCCCTCACGTGCTCGGTCGCGCTCGTCGCGTGCATCGGCCAGACCGAGGAGGAGTTCGTGCGTCGTGCCGAGCGCATCGGCCGCGAGCCGGCCGAGCTGCGCGAGCACGGCATCGCGGGCACGCCCGCCGAGGCGGCCGACCGCCTCGCGCAGGTGCGTGCGATGGGCGCCGAGCGCGTCTACCTGCAGTGCCTCGACCTGAGCGACCTCGACATGGTGGACGAGCTGGCGGCGCTCGCCTGA
- a CDS encoding LLM class F420-dependent oxidoreductase: MEFGYSIGYWRQGPPPEALETILAAERLGFDSVWTAEAYGSDAFTPLAWWGAGTSTIRLATGIAQLSARTPAATAMQAMTLDHLSGGRVILGIGASGPQVVEGWYGQPYPRPLARTREYVAILRAVMARQAPVTAPGPQLPLPLTGEGTTGLGKPLMSTLHPSRERIPVHLAAEGPRNTALAAEIADGWLPFLLSPALDAEARANLAEGFALRDPALPGPEAFEVSLPVPVVVDDDVERAADRVRPMIALYVGGMGAKGQNFHLDAVARLGYEAECAVIQERYLAGDKAGAIAAVPTRLVEEIGLVGPLPKLRDDLQRWESTVVTRMLVQGDVAALETVAALRS, translated from the coding sequence GTGGAGTTCGGCTACTCGATCGGCTACTGGCGTCAGGGACCGCCGCCCGAGGCCCTCGAGACGATCCTCGCCGCCGAGCGGCTCGGGTTCGACTCGGTGTGGACGGCGGAGGCGTACGGCTCGGATGCCTTCACCCCGCTCGCGTGGTGGGGTGCGGGCACGTCCACCATCCGGCTCGCGACGGGCATCGCGCAGCTGTCGGCGCGCACGCCCGCGGCGACGGCGATGCAGGCGATGACGCTCGACCACCTCTCCGGCGGCCGCGTCATCCTGGGCATCGGCGCCTCGGGTCCGCAGGTCGTCGAGGGCTGGTACGGCCAGCCCTACCCGCGCCCGCTCGCCCGCACGCGCGAGTACGTCGCGATCCTCCGCGCCGTCATGGCGCGGCAGGCGCCCGTGACCGCGCCGGGTCCGCAGCTGCCGCTACCGCTCACGGGCGAGGGCACGACCGGGCTCGGCAAGCCGCTCATGTCGACCCTGCATCCCTCGCGCGAGCGCATCCCCGTCCACCTCGCCGCCGAGGGCCCCAGGAACACCGCGCTCGCCGCGGAGATCGCCGACGGCTGGCTGCCCTTCCTCCTGTCGCCCGCGCTCGACGCCGAGGCGCGGGCGAACCTCGCGGAGGGCTTCGCGCTGCGCGACCCGGCGCTGCCGGGGCCGGAGGCGTTCGAGGTCTCGCTGCCGGTGCCCGTCGTCGTCGACGACGACGTCGAGCGCGCCGCCGACCGCGTACGGCCGATGATCGCGCTCTACGTCGGCGGCATGGGCGCGAAGGGGCAGAACTTCCATCTCGACGCCGTCGCGCGCCTGGGCTACGAGGCCGAGTGCGCCGTCATCCAGGAGCGCTACCTCGCCGGCGACAAGGCGGGTGCCATCGCGGCGGTGCCCACGCGCCTCGTCGAGGAGATCGGCCTCGTCGGACCGCTGCCGAAGCTCCGCGACGACCTGCAGCGATGGGAGTCGACCGTCGTGACTCGCATGCTCGTGCAGGGCGACGTCGCCGCGCTCGAGACCGTCGCGGCGCTGCGCTCGTGA
- a CDS encoding DUF3097 domain-containing protein produces the protein MDWGAWGGDVLSAEAKAARAPRAPRQVPADRDLVVETGEGFVGAVVGIEAGHVRLEDRRGRVRLFPLGLGFLVDGEPIELTRPRAAATQAPTRTASGSRAVADHRARVALPSRILVEGTHDAELVEKVWGHDLRVEGVAVEPLGGIDDLAALVAEHRPSAERRLGILVDHLVPGSKESRIAAEVARGPHARFVRIVGHPFIDVWQAVKPARLGLERWPDVPRDEDWKRGTLRRLGLPHEDQADVARGWQRILSRVRDWNDLEPALLGRVEELIDFVTAPAA, from the coding sequence ATGGACTGGGGCGCCTGGGGCGGCGACGTGCTGTCGGCCGAGGCGAAGGCGGCCCGTGCACCTAGGGCGCCGCGGCAGGTGCCCGCCGACCGCGACCTCGTCGTCGAGACGGGAGAGGGATTCGTCGGCGCCGTCGTCGGCATCGAGGCCGGCCACGTGCGGCTCGAGGATCGCCGCGGCAGGGTCCGCCTCTTCCCCCTCGGACTCGGATTCCTCGTCGACGGCGAGCCGATCGAGCTGACGAGGCCGCGCGCGGCCGCGACGCAGGCGCCGACGCGCACCGCCTCCGGATCGCGCGCGGTCGCCGACCATCGTGCACGGGTCGCGCTGCCGAGCCGCATCCTCGTCGAGGGCACGCACGACGCCGAGCTCGTCGAGAAGGTGTGGGGCCACGATCTGCGGGTCGAGGGCGTCGCCGTCGAGCCGCTCGGCGGCATCGACGACCTCGCCGCGCTCGTCGCCGAGCACCGGCCGAGCGCCGAGCGCCGCCTCGGCATCCTCGTCGACCATCTCGTGCCGGGATCGAAGGAGTCGCGCATCGCCGCGGAGGTCGCGCGCGGCCCGCACGCCCGCTTCGTGCGGATCGTCGGCCATCCGTTCATCGACGTGTGGCAGGCCGTGAAGCCCGCCAGGCTCGGCCTCGAGCGCTGGCCCGACGTGCCGCGCGACGAGGACTGGAAGCGCGGCACGCTGCGCAGGCTGGGCCTGCCGCACGAGGATCAGGCGGACGTCGCGCGCGGCTGGCAGCGCATCCTCTCGCGCGTGCGCGACTGGAACGACCTCGAGCCGGCCCTCCTCGGCCGCGTCGAGGAGCTCATCGACTTCGTCACGGCGCCCGCGGCCTGA
- a CDS encoding MFS transporter, translating to MSVPAAAATSPRAIQATYLGLTASTTLATSMIWGINTIFLLDAGLTNLEAFAANAFYTLGMLLFEIPTGVVADLRGRRLSFLLGSAVLAASTALYVLLWVWESPFWAWAAASVLLGFGYTFFSGAMEAWVVDALRSAGYRGELDGVFGRAQAATGVAMLAGSVLGGVLAQLVGLWLPFALRSALLLASLVAAAVWMHDLGFSPVRQRVGPAMRGLLRVSVDVGLRDGRLRWLMLAGPFIGGSMGYVFYAAQPYLLELYGDEEAFALAGIVAALVAAAQIVGGMLAAPLRRVVRRRTTLMLAALAISTAALIVAGLTTSFWIAVAALAAWGLALSTLTPVRRAYLNACIPSQQRATVLSFDSLLSSVGGLVQPAFGRAADLQGYGITIVASSALQALAIPFVALTRHRRDPVDLGEGEAEAQPAAA from the coding sequence ATGAGCGTGCCCGCCGCCGCAGCGACCAGCCCTCGCGCGATCCAGGCCACCTACCTCGGCTTGACGGCGTCGACGACGCTCGCGACGAGCATGATCTGGGGCATCAACACGATCTTCCTGCTCGACGCGGGACTGACGAACCTCGAGGCCTTCGCGGCGAACGCGTTCTACACGCTCGGCATGCTGCTGTTCGAGATCCCCACGGGCGTCGTCGCCGACCTGCGAGGTCGGCGACTGTCGTTCCTGCTCGGCTCCGCCGTGCTCGCCGCGTCGACGGCGCTGTACGTGCTGCTGTGGGTGTGGGAATCGCCCTTCTGGGCGTGGGCCGCGGCATCCGTGCTGCTCGGCTTCGGCTATACGTTCTTCTCGGGGGCGATGGAGGCGTGGGTCGTCGACGCGCTGCGCTCCGCCGGCTACCGCGGCGAGCTCGACGGCGTCTTCGGGCGGGCGCAGGCGGCGACGGGCGTCGCGATGCTCGCCGGCAGCGTGCTCGGCGGCGTGCTCGCGCAGCTCGTGGGGCTGTGGCTGCCGTTCGCGCTGCGCTCGGCGCTGCTGCTCGCGAGCCTCGTCGCGGCGGCCGTCTGGATGCACGATCTCGGCTTCTCGCCCGTGCGCCAGCGCGTGGGTCCCGCCATGCGCGGGCTGCTGCGCGTGTCGGTCGACGTCGGCCTGCGCGACGGCAGGCTGCGCTGGCTCATGCTCGCGGGACCGTTCATCGGCGGCTCGATGGGCTACGTCTTCTACGCCGCGCAGCCGTACCTCCTCGAGCTCTACGGCGACGAGGAGGCGTTCGCGCTCGCCGGCATCGTCGCCGCGCTCGTCGCCGCCGCCCAGATCGTCGGCGGCATGCTCGCGGCGCCGCTGCGGCGCGTGGTGCGCAGGCGCACGACGCTCATGCTCGCCGCGCTGGCGATCTCGACGGCGGCGCTCATCGTCGCAGGGCTCACGACCTCGTTCTGGATCGCCGTCGCCGCCCTCGCCGCCTGGGGCCTCGCGCTGTCGACGCTCACGCCGGTGCGGCGCGCGTACCTCAACGCGTGCATCCCCTCGCAGCAGCGTGCGACGGTGCTCTCGTTCGACTCGCTGCTGTCGAGCGTCGGCGGCCTCGTGCAGCCGGCGTTCGGGCGCGCCGCCGACCTGCAGGGCTACGGCATCACCATCGTCGCGTCGTCGGCGCTGCAGGCGCTCGCGATCCCGTTCGTCGCCCTCACGCGTCATCGGCGCGACCCGGTCGACCTCGGCGAGGGCGAGGCGGAGGCGCAGCCCGCGGCAGCCTAG
- a CDS encoding cation diffusion facilitator family transporter has translation MGAGHDHGHAHGAVANRRRLAIAFGITATVLVVQAVGAVVTGSLALLVDTGHMLTDVGGLALSLVAATLAMRPPTSRRTWGFARAEVLSAAVQAGILLAIGVLALVEGARRLLDPPEVEGGSLLVFGILGLVANVIAIGVLVSARDANLNLRAAFLEVVNDALGSVAVIVSAIVIATTGFVAADALAAMLVACLIIPRAFVLLRASSRILLEETPEAIDLDAVRDHILGLDHVAAVHDLHASQIATGLPVLTAHVVVDDGCFRDGHGAAILAEVQSCIADHFDVEHSTIQVEPASHREPEHHA, from the coding sequence ATGGGCGCCGGGCACGACCACGGGCACGCGCACGGCGCGGTCGCGAATCGCAGGCGCCTCGCCATCGCGTTCGGCATCACGGCGACCGTGCTCGTCGTGCAGGCCGTCGGCGCCGTCGTCACCGGCTCGCTCGCGCTGCTCGTCGACACGGGCCACATGCTCACCGACGTCGGCGGGCTCGCCCTCTCGCTCGTCGCGGCGACCCTCGCCATGCGCCCGCCGACGTCGCGGCGCACCTGGGGCTTCGCGCGCGCGGAGGTGCTGAGCGCCGCCGTGCAGGCGGGCATCCTGCTCGCCATCGGCGTCCTCGCGCTCGTCGAGGGCGCCAGACGACTCCTCGATCCGCCCGAGGTGGAGGGCGGGTCGCTGCTCGTCTTCGGCATCCTCGGCCTCGTGGCGAACGTCATCGCCATCGGCGTCCTCGTCTCGGCCCGCGACGCGAACCTCAACCTGCGCGCCGCCTTCCTCGAGGTCGTGAACGACGCGCTCGGCTCGGTCGCCGTCATCGTCTCCGCCATCGTCATCGCGACGACGGGCTTCGTGGCTGCCGACGCGCTCGCCGCGATGCTCGTCGCGTGCCTCATCATCCCGAGGGCCTTCGTGCTGCTGCGCGCGTCCTCGCGCATCCTGCTCGAGGAGACGCCCGAGGCGATCGATCTCGACGCGGTGCGCGACCACATCCTCGGCCTCGACCACGTCGCCGCCGTCCACGACCTGCACGCCTCGCAGATCGCGACGGGCCTGCCCGTGCTCACCGCGCACGTCGTCGTCGACGACGGCTGCTTCCGCGACGGTCACGGCGCCGCGATCCTCGCCGAGGTGCAGTCGTGCATCGCCGACCACTTCGACGTCGAGCACTCGACGATCCAGGTCGAGCCGGCGAGCCATCGCGAGCCCGAGCACCACGCCTAG
- a CDS encoding SGNH/GDSL hydrolase family protein translates to MHVSRLVAIGDSFTEGYGDVVAGSDAVRGWADLAAVGLATSQGSPIEYANLAVRGRLLGPILDEQLDAAIALRPSHLSINGGGNDILRPRVTIAGVSARLEDAVHRILGAGIVPVMVSGANPSRVMAGGGVMLRRGDALRDAVRGWADALDVPFVDNWTDVGLQDGRFWTDDRLHLNAAGHARAATTFLAALGHEAPAAWRDLVPVTTAEGPRDAAYYRRHVLPWIGRRLTGRSSGDGRTAKIAEPIVVEPLR, encoded by the coding sequence ATGCATGTCTCGAGGCTCGTGGCGATCGGCGACTCCTTCACGGAGGGCTACGGCGACGTCGTCGCGGGCTCGGATGCCGTGCGCGGCTGGGCGGACCTCGCAGCCGTCGGCCTCGCGACGAGCCAGGGCTCCCCCATCGAGTACGCGAACCTCGCCGTGCGCGGACGCCTCCTCGGCCCCATCCTCGACGAGCAGCTCGATGCGGCCATCGCGCTGCGGCCCAGCCACCTGTCGATCAACGGCGGCGGCAACGACATCCTGCGTCCGCGCGTCACGATCGCGGGCGTGAGCGCGCGACTCGAGGACGCCGTGCACCGCATCCTGGGCGCCGGCATCGTGCCCGTGATGGTCTCGGGCGCCAATCCCTCGCGCGTCATGGCGGGCGGCGGCGTGATGCTGCGGCGCGGCGACGCGCTGCGCGACGCCGTGCGGGGGTGGGCGGATGCGCTCGACGTGCCCTTCGTCGACAACTGGACCGACGTGGGCCTGCAGGACGGGCGCTTCTGGACCGACGACCGCCTGCATCTCAACGCCGCCGGGCACGCGCGCGCCGCGACGACGTTCCTGGCCGCGCTCGGCCACGAGGCACCTGCCGCGTGGCGCGACCTCGTGCCCGTCACGACCGCGGAGGGGCCGCGCGACGCGGCGTACTACCGTCGCCATGTGCTGCCGTGGATCGGCAGGCGGCTCACCGGGCGGTCGTCGGGCGACGGCCGCACGGCGAAGATCGCCGAGCCGATCGTCGTCGAGCCGCTGCGCTGA
- a CDS encoding ECF transporter S component, with protein MSITTAPVGAPTVSRLRWRVVDIVTAAVLAVACGLLFVLWNGVGGAWFAIADAFTPGFGGIAVGPWLLGGVIGGLVIRKPGAALFVEVVAANVSTLLGSQWGIETVYSGLAQGLGAELVLAVLLYRRFGVVAAMAAGAGAAVGAWTLELFLSGNLAKGPEFLGIYLTTLVVSGAVLAGLVGWLLVRGLAATGALSRFAAGREAQRRA; from the coding sequence ATGTCCATCACCACCGCGCCCGTCGGCGCTCCCACCGTCTCGCGACTGCGCTGGCGCGTCGTCGACATCGTCACCGCCGCCGTCCTCGCCGTCGCGTGCGGACTGCTGTTCGTGCTCTGGAACGGCGTCGGCGGCGCCTGGTTCGCGATCGCCGACGCGTTCACGCCCGGCTTCGGCGGCATCGCCGTGGGCCCGTGGCTGCTCGGCGGCGTCATCGGCGGCCTCGTCATCCGCAAGCCGGGCGCCGCCCTCTTCGTCGAGGTCGTCGCGGCGAACGTCTCGACGCTGCTGGGCAGCCAGTGGGGCATCGAGACCGTGTACTCCGGCCTCGCGCAGGGGCTCGGCGCCGAGCTCGTCCTCGCCGTGCTGCTGTACCGCCGTTTCGGCGTCGTCGCGGCGATGGCGGCGGGCGCAGGTGCGGCGGTGGGCGCGTGGACGCTCGAGCTCTTCCTCTCGGGCAACCTCGCGAAGGGCCCCGAGTTCCTCGGCATCTACCTGACGACCCTCGTCGTCTCCGGCGCGGTGCTCGCCGGCCTCGTCGGCTGGCTGCTCGTCCGCGGCCTCGCCGCGACGGGGGCGCTGTCACGATTCGCGGCCGGTCGCGAGGCGCAGCGGCGCGCGTGA